AGAAAGGGGGCGGCTCCGGCCAGTTCACCGAGGTGATCCTGAGGCCGTCGGTGACCGTGGCCGACGGATCAATGATCGAGAAGGTCGCCGGCGCGCACGAGAAGGCCGCCGAGAAGTGTTTCATCGCCCGCTCGGTGAACTTCCCGGTCAAGCACGAACCCTCCACCCGTCCCGCCCCATGATCATTGGCTTCTGACCACCTGAAAGCGGGGGAAAGCGCCAATGATCACCGGGAGGGCGCGGGTTACTCCTCCAGGTCGCCCTCGGTTTCGAGTACAGCCTGCTGGAGGGCCTCGAGTGCGTCGGGCGACGGCTCGGCCCACAGGCCACGCTGGGCGGCTTCGAGCAGCCGTTCGGCCATACCCTTGCGCGCCCACGGGTTGGACTGCCGGAAGAAGTCGGCGACCTCGGGGTTGTTGATGTACTCCTTGGTCAGGGTCTCGTACATCCAGTCTTCGACGACGCCGGCCGTGGCGTCGTATCCGAAGAGGTAGTCAACCGTCGCCGCCATCTCGAAGGCGCCCTTGTAGCCATGCCGCTGCATGGCGGCGATCCATTTCGGGTTCACTACCCGGGCCCGGAAGACGCGGGCGGTCTCCTCGGACAGCGACCTGGTGCGCACGTGTTCGGTGACCGCGGAGTCGCCGACGTAGGCCGCCGGCGCGTCGCCGGTGAGATGCCGGACCATGGCGACCATGCCGCCGTGGTACTGGTAGTAGTCGTCCGAGTCGACGATGTCGTGCTCGCGGGTGTCCTGGTTCTTCACCGCGACCTGGATGCGCGAGTACGCCTTCTCCATGTCCTGCCGGGCCTCCACGCCGTCCAGTCCGCGGCCGTAGGCGTAGCCGCCCCAGACGGCGTACACCTCGGCGAGGTCAGCGTTGGTGCGCCAGTTCCGCGCGTCCACCAGCGGCAGCAGACCGGCGCCGTAGGCTCCCGGCTTGGAGCCGAAGATGCGTGCGGTGGCCCGGCGTGGATCGGTTCCAGCCGCGACGTCTTCGGCGACGTGCGTCCGCAGGTGGTTCGCGTCGGGTTCCTCATCCAGTTCGGCCACGGTCCGGATCGCGTCGTCGATCAACCCGACGACGTGCGGGAACGCGTCCCGGAAGAAGCCGGAGATCCGGATCGTGACATCCACGCGCGGCCGCGGCTCGCCGTCGAGCAGCAGTTCGTCGGCCGGGATGACCTCGAACCCGGTCACTCGGCGCGACGCCTCGTCCCACACCGGGCGCACGCCGATCAGCCAGAGCACTTCTGCGAGGTCGTCGCCCTGGGTGCGCATCGCGGCCGTGCCCCAGATGGTGAGCCCCACCGACGTGGGCACAGCCCCGGTATCGGCTTTGTGCCGGCGCAGCAGCGAGTCGCCGAGCGCGACGCCGACGTCCCACGCGTTGCGCGACGGGATCGCCTTGGGGTCGACGGAGTACATGTTGCGACCGGTGGGCAACACATTGACCAGGCCGCGCGTCGGTGAACCGGAGGGGCCCGGCGGGACGTAGCGGTTGTCCAGCGCCCCGATGGTGTTGGTGATCTCGTCCGTGGTGCGGGCCAGCCGTGGGACCAACTGCTCGGCGCCGAAGCGCAGCACCTCGGCAACATTGTCCACGTCGGCGCCGAGTACATCGGCGACGACACTCTTGGCTTCCTGTGGTTGCCAGTCGCGGCGGGCCAGCTCCTCGACCAGCGCCCGAGCGGTGGTTTCGAGCAGGTCGACGACGTCCGACCCGGTCCGCGACGCCAGCGCGGGCGCGGTGGGGGCGTCGTCATTGTTGTGTCCTGCAGAGTGAGGGTCCTGGCGCTCGCTCTGCAGGACGCTGGCGATGCCGAACAGGGACCGGACACCGACGCTCTGCTCCACGGCAGCGCCCGGTTCGGCCAGGAGCACCTGCTCGTCCAGCCCGGCCCAGTCGGCGATGGCGCCACGCAGCCCACGATGCGCCGTCTCGCCGCCGAACACCTGTCGCGCCCGCAACACCGCGAGCACGTCGTTGACCAGTTCGTCGCCTTCCGGCGCGCGGCCGAGCACGTGCAAGCCGTCGCGGATCTGCACGTCCTTGATCTCGCATAGGTACCCGTCGATGTGCAGAACGAAATCGTCGAAGTCGTCCTCGCCGGGCATGTGTTCGGTGTGGAGGTCCCGGTGCAATTCGGCCTGGGTGACCAGCTCCCAGATCTGGTTCCGGACGGTGGGCGCCTTCGCCGGGTCCAGCTCGGCAACCGTCGCATACTCATCCAGGAGCTGCTCCAGCTTCGCCAGGTCGCCGTAGGTGTCGGCGCGGGCCATCGGCGGGATCATGTGGTCGATCAGGACGGCATGGGCTCGCCGCTTGGCCTGGGTGCCCTCGCCGGGATCGTTGACGATGAACGGGTAGATCAGCGGCAGATCGCCCAGGACGGCGTCCGGCGCGGAATCGTCGGACAGGCCGAGCCCCTTGCCGGGCAGCCACTCCAGTGTGCCGTGTTTGCCGAGGTGGACAACCGCGTGCGCGCCGAACCCGCCGTCGGTCACCGATTCCTGTAGCCACCGGTACGCGGCGACGTAGTGGTGGGAAGGCGCGAGGTTGGGGTCGTGGTAGATCGCCACCGGGTTCTCGCCGAAGCCGCGTGGCGGCTGGATCATCAGAACGACGTTGCCGAAGATCAGGCCCGCCAGCGCGATGGACGGCTCGTCGCCGCTGGTGTCGACGTAGAGCTCGCCGGGCGCCTCCCCCCAGGCCGCCACGATGTCCTCGCGCAGTGCCTCCGGGAGGGTCGCGAACCACTGTCGGTACTGCGAGGCGGGGATGCTGGCGGCCGCGCTGGCCAGCTGCTCTTCGGTCAGCCACTCGACGTCGTGCCCGCCCGCCGCGATCAGCTGATGGACCAGTGCGTCGCCTGGCGGAAGGTCCGCGCCGTCCTCACCCGCGCCGCGCCCGAGCGCGTCGAGGTCCAGATCTCCGATGTCGTAGCCGGCCGCGCGCAGGCTGCGTAGCACTTCGACGGCGCTGGCCGGTGTGTCGAGCCCAACGGCGTTTCCGACGCGGGCGTGTTTGGTTGGATAGCTGGACAGCACCAGCGCGATCCGCTTCTGTGCATTGGGGGTGTGCCGGAGCCGGGCGGTGCGCACCGCGATGCCGGCCAGGCGCCGGGCGCGTTCGGGATCGGCGACGTAGTGCGGGACGCCGTCCGCGCCGACCTCCTTGAAAGAGAACGGGACGCCGATGATCCGGCCGTCGAACTCCGGGAGCGCGACCTGAGTGGCCGCATCCATCGGGTTCATGGCGCCGTCGCTTTCGCTCCAGGCTTCCCGGGTGCTGGTCAGGGTGAGGCCCTGCAGCACCGTGACGCCGAGCTCGGTGAAGATGGCCGTGCTCCAGGCGTCGTCGTCCTCACCCGCCGCGGCCTTGCCGGCGACGAGCCCCCCGCTTGCCAGCACCGTGGTGATGACGACGTCGGCGCGGCCGAGCTGTTCGCGAAGACCCGCGTACTCTTCGCGGTCGGCGCCGCGCAGGGTGTCGGTGAAGATCGGTAGCGGGATGCCGCCGACGGCTTCGATCTGTTCGCACAGCGCGTCGATGAAGGCGGTGTTCCCGGAGAGTTCGTGTGAGCGGTAGAACACCACGCCGATCACTGGCTTGCCCGGCTGGACGGGTTCACTGTCCAGGTCAGCGGCCTGTGCGCCGGGTGGCACGTGAATGCCGAAGCGCGGCTGCTCGGCGGGCGGCTCGAAGCCTTCACCGTTGAGCAGGATGGTGTCGCACAGGAACGCCGCCAGCTGCGCGAGGTTGACCGGCCCGCCCGCCACGAGGTAGCGCTGGGTCTCCGTCGCGACGCCGGACGGCACGGTGGACAACGCGTGCAACTGGGCGTCGGGGCTGGATTCGCCGCTGACGACGACGGTGGGGATGCCGGAGGCCCGGACCGCGTCGAGTCCTTCGGGCCAGGCCTCGCGTCCGCCCAGAAGCCGGACCACGGCGACATCGACGTCCTCGAGCAGCGTGGAGACCTGCCCGGCAGGTGTACGCGCTGGGTTGGCGACCATCCAGCGATCGTCCGCGCGGATCGCGGTCAGCAGATCTGTGTCGGCGGTGGACAGCAGCAGAAGGCGGGGCTGGCTCATAGCGTCCTCTCTCGGGCGTTTCCCGCACCCGGATCGGTGGCGACGTCGGGCAGTGTCCTGGCTCCCGGATCGGCGCCGGTTCTTCGGCCTTCCCAGGCGCCCTGTCTTGGACGGAGCACCCAGTGGCCTCATGGTGAGAGCCGACTCCCCGGTCACAGTGGCGGGACCGCCCCGGATTCAGGCGCGAGCGCCCTCACCGGTGTTCCTGCCGTGACGTCGGATGGTCGGTGCCGATCCTATCTGCCGGACGTCGCGGTGCGTCCTGCAGGTTGAGGCCTGGGGCGCTCGGGGCGCAGGACGTTGCGCGGGAGTCGCGGGACGAGTGCTTCTTGCGTCCTGCCGGCTGATGCCCAGGGCACTCGGTCTGCAGGACGCCACACCGCGGGGGAGCTGGGGCGCAGGACGTTGGGCGCGGGTTGTCCACAGATGGGTCGCCGCATCTTGAACGGGCTTGGGCCTGCGGGAAGGGTCACACCCATGCGCTATCCAGACGTTGAACGGCTCGCCGCCGACCAGAGCGGTGTCATCTCCCGACGCCAGCTCTACTCGCTTGGCCTGACGCGGTGGCAGGTCAAGGCCCAGCTGCGGGCTGGCAGGTGGCGCTCACACGGCCGGCAGACCATCGCCGTGCACACCGGAACCCTTGATCAGTCCGCATTGTGGTGGCGTGCCGTCTGGGAGGTTGGCGCCGATGCGGCGCTAGATGGAGTGAGCGCCCTGCAAGCAGCCGGGCTGCGCGGATTCGAGGCACCGGTCCTGCAGGTGTCGGTATCTCGTGGCAGCCGGTACCGCAAGCTGCCGGGCGTGCGGGTCTACGAGACGCGGCGCAGGAAGCCGGACGATGTGCTCGGCCACGGCCTGCCGCGTGTCCGCCCGGAGATCGCTGCCGTGCGAGCGGCACTCTGGGCGGTGACGAACCGCCAGGCTGCTTTGTTGTGGCTGATGCCGATCCAGCAGCGGATCTTTGGTGCAGAAGCGTTGAGTGAAGCGTTCTCGTCGGTCAAACGGCACCGCCGCCGTGCCTTCCTCCGTACGGTCCTGGCTGATCTCGTGAATGGCGTCCAGTCCATGGGCGAGCTGGACTTCGCCCGCATGTGCCGTGCCCGCGGCTTGCCCGAACCGACCCGTCAGGTAGTCCGGCGTGGCCCGAATGGGCGGATCTACCTGGACGTCTACTGGGATCAATGGGGGATTGTCGTGGAGATAGAGGGAGCACAGCACCTGGATCCGGGCATGGCGATCAGCGATGCGCTACGGCAGAACCATCTCTTCGTCCATGGTGACGGGGTGCTGCGCATCCCGGTGATTGGGCTTCGGCTGGAGCCAGACGCGTTCATGAATCAGGTTGCGCGACTGCTGGCTCGCTGCCGGCGTGCCGCTGCCGCCTGAACCCCGCGGGACGCGACTCAACGTCCTGCAGGAGGAGGCCTGGGGTGCACCCTCTGCAGGACGCAACCTGACGTTCTGCAACGCGAGTCAATCGGACAGACGCGAAGTCGGCTCCGGTCGACGCTCCGCGCGCTCCATGTACCTGTTGTGCTCGGGTGCGGTGAAGCCGAACTTGGCGTAGAGATCGTGCCCGTCGGCGGTGTGCAGCATCCATCGCAAGTCGGCGCCGGCACCGTCCTCGATCATCGCCGCCACCAGCGATGCCCCCACGCCCCTGCCGCGGTGGGCGAAGTCGACGAATACGTCGGCCAGGTAGGCGATGGACACGCCGTCGGACAGCGCGCGCGCAAAGCCGACCATTTCCCCGGCTTCCGCGCCGTCCCCGGCCGGCTCGTACGCACCTACGACGCGCCACGCACCATCGATCTGTGCATCGACGATCTCGCGACTGCGCCAACGCCCCCAATACGCGTGTTCGGAGAGGAAACTCCAGACCACCTCGCGGTCGACTCGCGAGGCGTCATCGTCGAACTCGTACCCGGCAAACTTCCGCGTGACTGTCACGACCTGATTTTCTCATTCGCCACCTGCAGGACGTCACGGTAAGTCCTGCACGGCGAGGTCTGGAGCGCACGCCCCGCAGGACGCAAGATAACGTCCTGCAGCGCCGTCAACGCTGGCCGCCGCCGGATGGCTTCAGGCAGCCTGTAGCCGCGCGAACGCCTCCAGGCTGTCCGGCGTCCACGGCCAGACATCGAGTTTTGCCTGGATTTCGCCGACGGTCAGGAACGAGTACCAGTCAACCTCTTCGGCCTGCGGATTGACCAGGGCGTCGCAGCGCACCTCGTAGACCGCGGCCCACCAGGTGAAGTCCGCATCCTCATACAGGAATCGGAGCAGCGGGGTGGGTGCGGGCAGTCCCGAGACCCCGAGTTCCTCCTCGGCTTCGCGATGCGCCGCATCGTCATACGTCTCTCCCGCACGCACAACGCCGCCGACGAACATGTCATACCGTGACGGGAAGATCAGCTTGGACGCGGTCCGGCGGTGCACGAAGATCGCGCCGCCGGCGTTGCGTACCAGGACGAATGTCGACCGATGCCGCAGCCGGTGTGCGTAGGCGTCGGCCCGCCGTGCCTGGCTGACGACGCGGTCGGACTTGTCGACGATGTCGAGTAGCTCGTCCTCGGGGCGTTCTTGCACCACATCGTCATCCAACCAGAGCTACGCCCAGCGGTGCTTCCGTAGGTTCACGTGCAGGACAAGCCCGCCGTCGAACAGGATCGTTGTCGGATCCCGGCATCTTTGGGAGCCCGGGGCGTCGGCTGCCGCGGCCGATGGAGATAGCCTGTGCGGCGTGAAACCGATGATCGTGTGGCTGAACGGAACGTTCGGCGCGGGAAAGACCACGGCAGCCGAGGAGCTCGTCGAGGTGATGCCTGATGCCAGGACGTTCGATCCGGAGTGTGTCGGCTTCATGCTCCGGCGGTTCATCACCGAGCCGGTCGGAGATTTCCAGGATTGGCCGGCGTGGCGCGCGCTGGTGACCGAGACAGCCCATCAGATCCTCCAGCATTATGGCGGGACGCTGGTGGTGCCTATGACGTTGCTGCGGCGCGAATATGCAAACGAGATATTCGCCGGATTACGCGAGCACGGTATCGATGTGCGGCATGTGCTGCTGCACGTCGACGACGACGAGCTGGTGCGGCGCATCGAATCCGACCAGGTCGAATCCGGGGCGCGGGACTGGCGGCTGGAGCATATTTCGCCTTACCGAGACGCGTTGGCCTGGCTGCGAGACGATGCCGCGGTCGTCGACACGACACACATGGCGCCGGTAGACGTGGCGCAGAAGGTCGTCGGCCTGCTCTGATCCCGTCAGGTCTCGGCGCGGCAGTCGGAGGTCAGCGCCGTCAGGTCCGAGTCCGCCAAGGCGGTTTGAGCCGCATCAACCGCGGCCGATGCGGTGGCCCACTCGGACTCGATGACTTCGGCCAGGCTTTCCGCCGCGCGCAGGGCCTGTTCACAGGATTCGGGAAGCGACGTGTCCGTCCCGCCCGCAGTGGCTCCGATGAGCAAGCCGATCGCCAGGCTGAGTATGACCGCCGCGACGGCAAACAGCAGGTTGCGGGGTCGGCTGGTGTGGTCCGAGTCGTTCATAGCGACCTCGTTCCTTCCGGACGCTGACCGGAGTCCTACCAGTTTCCCCCTGATACGCGCGTGTTTGATGGCATTTTCACAACAAACGGTCAGTCTGCCGGGACGCTGGCGGCGGTACGGCCCTGGCGGGGAGTCAAGTCGCTGAAGGTTGCCGACGTCGCGTTGGACCGGGCGCCATCGGCCGCTACCCGTTTGTCGACCAGCACGACCTGACCGATGAACGGTTCGAGGATCCCGGACATCCGGATCGGGGCGGCAATGATCATCTGGAATCCGAACTCGTCGAACGCGGCCAGCGCCTGCTGGGAGAACGCCTCGTCGGACTTGCTGAACGCCTCGTCCAGCATCAACGGAGCGAAATGCGGCCGGCCCTCGGAGTCCGGGTCTGCGAGGTTGTAACTCAGCGCCGCAGCCAGACAGAACGCCACCAGCTTTTCCTGCTCGCCGCCGGAACTCGACGCGGTGTTCCGATACGTCGACACGATGTCGTGATCGGCACCTTTTTCGATGCCGTAGAAGAAGTAGCTGGTCCGGACGTCCAGCACGGCATCCCGCCACCGCCGGGACTCGGCGTCGTCGTCGGTGAAGCGTGTCATCAAGGCACGCACCCGGCGGAATTGCCCCAGCAGCTTCTCCGGGTCACGTCGTGCGGCGGGCGCGTCGCGCAGCAAGGCATCGACGTTGCCCCGGAACTCCTTGACCTCGGCGGGTGGCGTCGCCTGGTAGGCGATTTGGAGGTGGGTTCCCGGATTGAACTCGACGCGGGAAAGCCCCGAGTTGACCATGTCGATCCGGCTCTGGATCTCGTTGGCCGCGTTCTCGATCGCGCGTTGCAAGACGCTGATCGACGGCACCATGTCTTCACTGATCATTTGCTGGAAACGGCCCATCGCATTGGGCAGGCGACGGCGCACGATATCGGCGTGCAAAGCGGCGAAGTCCGCGCCGGAGCGGTCGACGTCTCCGCTGGCGTCGGGCGCGGAATCGGGCCATTCCTCGACGAACCGCTCGATGGCTGACTTCAGCCGCGCGTGTGCGTAGCGGCGGTCGGCTTCGGCCGCGTCTCGTCGTCGTTCGAGCTCTTTGCGGAACGCGACCCGGACCTGGGCGAGGTTGTCGGGCGTGACCGCGAGCTCGAGATCGGCGAACACCTGGTCGAGGTAGGAGCGGTGAGCGTCGTTGCTGGTGCCGTGTGGTTCGGCGGTCTCGTTCTCAAGCATGTTGAGCCAGCTGGTCTGCCGGGCGCGCAGGGCGCTGAGCTTGTTCCGCAGGTCTGAGCGGGCATCGGCAACGGATTGCCACCGTGCCTCGGCTGCGCCGCGGTCGTCTTCGAGCCGCTGCAGGTCGACGTTGTCCGCTCTGAGCTGCTCGATGCGCTCGGCGTAGCCCTGTGCGCTAGCCGTGGCCGACCAGTGGTCGAGCTGCATCCAGCTCGTGAACCCTTCGAGTTGCGTGGCGGCCTCGATGGTGGACTCCACCTGGCGGTAGCGCTGGTCCAGCTCGTCGGCCTCCGCTCGAGCCTGCTTCTCGGCCTCGGCCAGGCGGGCGACCTCGGCTTCCAGGGCCGCAACTTTTGCTCGGATGTCGCCACCGAGGATGTATGACGCCGGATCGGTGAGCGCCCGGCGATCGTCCTTGCGGTAGTGGCTCCCGGGCAGTTTCACGGTGCCGTTCAGGGTGACCGCTGTGCGGTGCTGATCGAGTTCTTCCGAGGTCTGGACGCAGACGTGGTCGAACCTGCCGGCCAGCTGGCCGGCCAGCCACGGGCCGGCGGTGTGGGTCTCGTCGACAGTGAGCTTGCTGGCCAGCGTGCCTGGCTCGGCCCGGTCAGCCGCCGTGCTCTCGGCGGGTACGACGCTGTACTCGACCACGCCGCGCATGTCGTGGTTGTCGATGAACTGCTGAACCGCCCGTTGATGCGCGGCAGGGACCAGCAGCCGCAATCCGAAGGCCCGGAGCACCTTCTCAGCCGCCGGACGCCATTGTTCCTCGGCTTCGTCCACGTCGATGAGTTCCGCCGCGTACGGCAGTTCGGTGACGGCCACGCCCGCGCCGTCGGCGATCATCTCCCGGCGGTCGGCTTCGCGGCGGGGTATCAATGAACGGGATGCCTGTAGCGTCGCAAGCTCGGTGGCCTTGGTCTCATGCTGCTTGCGGGCCTGGCCCGAGGCGGCGAACACGGCATGCCGCCGC
This sequence is a window from Phytoactinopolyspora mesophila. Protein-coding genes within it:
- the cobN gene encoding cobaltochelatase subunit CobN → MSQPRLLLLSTADTDLLTAIRADDRWMVANPARTPAGQVSTLLEDVDVAVVRLLGGREAWPEGLDAVRASGIPTVVVSGESSPDAQLHALSTVPSGVATETQRYLVAGGPVNLAQLAAFLCDTILLNGEGFEPPAEQPRFGIHVPPGAQAADLDSEPVQPGKPVIGVVFYRSHELSGNTAFIDALCEQIEAVGGIPLPIFTDTLRGADREEYAGLREQLGRADVVITTVLASGGLVAGKAAAGEDDDAWSTAIFTELGVTVLQGLTLTSTREAWSESDGAMNPMDAATQVALPEFDGRIIGVPFSFKEVGADGVPHYVADPERARRLAGIAVRTARLRHTPNAQKRIALVLSSYPTKHARVGNAVGLDTPASAVEVLRSLRAAGYDIGDLDLDALGRGAGEDGADLPPGDALVHQLIAAGGHDVEWLTEEQLASAAASIPASQYRQWFATLPEALREDIVAAWGEAPGELYVDTSGDEPSIALAGLIFGNVVLMIQPPRGFGENPVAIYHDPNLAPSHHYVAAYRWLQESVTDGGFGAHAVVHLGKHGTLEWLPGKGLGLSDDSAPDAVLGDLPLIYPFIVNDPGEGTQAKRRAHAVLIDHMIPPMARADTYGDLAKLEQLLDEYATVAELDPAKAPTVRNQIWELVTQAELHRDLHTEHMPGEDDFDDFVLHIDGYLCEIKDVQIRDGLHVLGRAPEGDELVNDVLAVLRARQVFGGETAHRGLRGAIADWAGLDEQVLLAEPGAAVEQSVGVRSLFGIASVLQSERQDPHSAGHNNDDAPTAPALASRTGSDVVDLLETTARALVEELARRDWQPQEAKSVVADVLGADVDNVAEVLRFGAEQLVPRLARTTDEITNTIGALDNRYVPPGPSGSPTRGLVNVLPTGRNMYSVDPKAIPSRNAWDVGVALGDSLLRRHKADTGAVPTSVGLTIWGTAAMRTQGDDLAEVLWLIGVRPVWDEASRRVTGFEVIPADELLLDGEPRPRVDVTIRISGFFRDAFPHVVGLIDDAIRTVAELDEEPDANHLRTHVAEDVAAGTDPRRATARIFGSKPGAYGAGLLPLVDARNWRTNADLAEVYAVWGGYAYGRGLDGVEARQDMEKAYSRIQVAVKNQDTREHDIVDSDDYYQYHGGMVAMVRHLTGDAPAAYVGDSAVTEHVRTRSLSEETARVFRARVVNPKWIAAMQRHGYKGAFEMAATVDYLFGYDATAGVVEDWMYETLTKEYINNPEVADFFRQSNPWARKGMAERLLEAAQRGLWAEPSPDALEALQQAVLETEGDLEE
- a CDS encoding GNAT family N-acetyltransferase produces the protein MTVTRKFAGYEFDDDASRVDREVVWSFLSEHAYWGRWRSREIVDAQIDGAWRVVGAYEPAGDGAEAGEMVGFARALSDGVSIAYLADVFVDFAHRGRGVGASLVAAMIEDGAGADLRWMLHTADGHDLYAKFGFTAPEHNRYMERAERRPEPTSRLSD
- a CDS encoding NUDIX domain-containing protein produces the protein MVQERPEDELLDIVDKSDRVVSQARRADAYAHRLRHRSTFVLVRNAGGAIFVHRRTASKLIFPSRYDMFVGGVVRAGETYDDAAHREAEEELGVSGLPAPTPLLRFLYEDADFTWWAAVYEVRCDALVNPQAEEVDWYSFLTVGEIQAKLDVWPWTPDSLEAFARLQAA
- a CDS encoding AAA family ATPase; its protein translation is MIVWLNGTFGAGKTTAAEELVEVMPDARTFDPECVGFMLRRFITEPVGDFQDWPAWRALVTETAHQILQHYGGTLVVPMTLLRREYANEIFAGLREHGIDVRHVLLHVDDDELVRRIESDQVESGARDWRLEHISPYRDALAWLRDDAAVVDTTHMAPVDVAQKVVGLL
- a CDS encoding ATP-binding protein, whose protein sequence is MTDDIGKRTIFLGQFRLVRLQVINWGTFNGYKDLPVEERGVLFTGPSGSGKSSLMDAHSAVLLPTHDQRFNASADLNVRGAKQGTRSVADYVRGAWSETNDEHNRSKVRYLRGGKPTWSAIAATYADGVDAITTAVVVKWFTGAETDGASLKTMYQLHHGHLDLTVLEEWAQRNFDTRWFKQTHPAHYPDSQAAYVRELGKRIGLGNSKTALSLLGKAKAMKNVGDLNLFIRGNMLDEPGTFDAAQKMLDAFTPLNEAYETARRAHAQEKVLREVPESWTAYRESGQTHNLAETLLGAPMEHYVRGVHVQAIREALDALDHEIKSLDADLGEQERRYEEAKSAYVSLDEQLRREGQALEEVKLRLDAANREVEARERTHRTYRTLVERIGEPCPEDEQTFVALRQKLPRILERAHQDKAEIEPRRHAVFAASGQARKQHETKATELATLQASRSLIPRREADRREMIADGAGVAVTELPYAAELIDVDEAEEQWRPAAEKVLRAFGLRLLVPAAHQRAVQQFIDNHDMRGVVEYSVVPAESTAADRAEPGTLASKLTVDETHTAGPWLAGQLAGRFDHVCVQTSEELDQHRTAVTLNGTVKLPGSHYRKDDRRALTDPASYILGGDIRAKVAALEAEVARLAEAEKQARAEADELDQRYRQVESTIEAATQLEGFTSWMQLDHWSATASAQGYAERIEQLRADNVDLQRLEDDRGAAEARWQSVADARSDLRNKLSALRARQTSWLNMLENETAEPHGTSNDAHRSYLDQVFADLELAVTPDNLAQVRVAFRKELERRRDAAEADRRYAHARLKSAIERFVEEWPDSAPDASGDVDRSGADFAALHADIVRRRLPNAMGRFQQMISEDMVPSISVLQRAIENAANEIQSRIDMVNSGLSRVEFNPGTHLQIAYQATPPAEVKEFRGNVDALLRDAPAARRDPEKLLGQFRRVRALMTRFTDDDAESRRWRDAVLDVRTSYFFYGIEKGADHDIVSTYRNTASSSGGEQEKLVAFCLAAALSYNLADPDSEGRPHFAPLMLDEAFSKSDEAFSQQALAAFDEFGFQMIIAAPIRMSGILEPFIGQVVLVDKRVAADGARSNATSATFSDLTPRQGRTAASVPAD